In the genome of Chryseobacterium sp. 52, the window AAAAACCTTGTCTAATATAATATGTTTGATGAAGAAAAAACCATTAATGAAATTCTGAAGGGAAACCTTGGCGCTTTTCAGCATATTGTAAAGCAGTATCAGAATCTGGTCTATTCTATTTTAAACAGATTACTGACTAATGATGAAGACATGGAAGATGTAGGGCAGGAAGTTTTCATTAAGGTATATGATCAGTTGAAAAACTTCAAAAGAGAATCTAAACTGTCTACCTGGATTGCTAAAATCACCTATAATATTGCAGTCAATTATATTAAGAAAAACTCCAGATATCATTTTAATAGCATTGATGACGATTCAGACTTTCAGTTTTCTTCTGAAACTCCTGAAAGCAAACTGATCGGAAAAGAATTTGATGTCTATATAAACAGACTGATCAGCGAACTGCCTTTACAGTACAGAACGGTCATTACGTTATATCATATGGATGAATTCAGTATTCAGGAAATTCAGAATATTACAAAATTTCCTGAGGGTACTGTTAAAGGATATTTATTCAGAGCCAGAAAATTACTAAAAGAAAAACTTGAAAAAGATGGATACCCATAAAGATAAAATGATTCAGAACATCTTTGATGATCAAAAGGATGTTGAGGAAATGTCTGAAAAAGACCTGACCATCTATGAAATGGTTTATAAATCTGCAGAGAAAAAACCTGACACAGGATTTTCGTTGGGCTTTTCCACCAAAATCATCAGAAAAATTGAGACCCGGCAACAGAGGCAATTTAATCTGAAGTTATATGCACTGTGCTCAGTATTGCTTATTCTGTGTCTTGGTTTCATGTTCGTTTTTTTCAGTGAAGACCAGTTTTCTATGATGTTTTCTATGGTTCTGCACTATAAGTATATGGTTATATTCTTTCTGTTCGCAGTAATTTCAATTCAAGTGGCCAGCCGATTTCTGACCATAAAAAAATTGGAAAGATAATTCTCCCCAATTTTTTATCGATATTTTTTCAGATGATCTTTAATTCTGATACACTTCAGGATTTGCACAGTAAGGAAGTTTTTCCCCTTTAGAAAAAGCTATGATATTTCCGGCAGCGATCTGTGCCATTCCTGTTCTGGCTTCTATGGTTGCAGAGCCTATATGTGGCAATACACACACATTGGAAAGTTCTAAAAGCGGACTGTTCTTAGACATCGGTTCAGGATTGGTGACATCTAATCCTGCTCCCCAGATCTGCTTTGAAACCAACGCTTCATAAAGTTCTTTTTCATTCTGAAAGCCACCTCTTGCCGTATTGATAAAAATAGCATTGGACTTCATTTTTTCAAAAACAGGTCCGTTGAAAAGGTCTTTCTGTTCGGGTGTAAAATTAGCATGAACACTCAGGACATCGGATTGCGCAATCAGTTCATCGAAAGAAACATAGGTGGCATTTAATTCTTTTTCAGCTTCTTCATTTTGATGACGGTTGTGATATATAATCTTCATATCGAAAGCCTTTTGAGATTTTTTAGCCATTTCAAAACCAATCCTTCCCAGTCCCAGTACGCCTAATGTTTTTCCATACAGTTCCTGCCCTAAAGCATGCAACGGATCAAAATCGCCCCAGTTACCGTCTTTCACTTTCTGAAAATTATAACTTGCTCTTCTCGCTACCGACTGCATCAGTAAAAAAGCAACATCAGAAGTGGCTTTACTGAGAACATCAGGTGTATTCCCGATGGGAATATGTCTCCGGTTCGCTTCCTTCATATCAACATGGTCAAAACCTACAGAGTATAAAGCAATTGTTTTTATATTGGGACACTGATCAAAAAAATCCTGGTCGTATTTAAATTCTCCGCCTACACTTAAAACAGCATCGTTATTCTGACAATAGATCAGCCATTCTTCATGAGACAGGTTTTCATGTTCCGGAATGAAAACTTCCAGTCCGGCTTCTTTCAGCATTTGTATTCCCGCTTCAGGAATTCTTTTGTTGATGAATACTTTCATTATCTATTTTGGATTTAATTTTCGTTTCCTCAAATTTACGTAACTATTATTTTCTTGCTGAAAATTTAGCCCACGAATTTCTGCCCCTTTTTAGAAAAGAGACAAGAATTACAGAAGAAATCCGTCATACAGACGGAGGTTTTTATATGCTTGGATAAAGGATATGATCCCTAATGATTAGTATTTCCTAACATCGGAACAAATTTATATGCTCCGAATTCTTCTTTTTCAAATTCTGTAGGAGCTGTTTTTGTAAATCTGTATAAGATCTGTTCATCGGTAGGACCTAACGGAATAACCATCTTTCCGCCAATGTTCAGCTGTTTTAATAATTCTGTGGGTAAAACCGAAGCGCCACAGGTTACAATGATCTTATCAAAAGGAGCAAAGGTCGGAAGCCCGGCAAAACCGTCTCCGAAGCTCTGAAATTTTGGAGTTAAATGGAGTTCGCGAAACTTCTTCTTCGAAAAATCAAAAAGGTCTTTCTGTCTTTCCACGGTAAAAACCAAAGCTTTCATAGCCAATAAAACCGCAGTCTGATATCCGCAGCCGGTTCCTATTTCCAGAACTTTCTCACCCGGTTTCACCTGCAACAGCTCAGATTGTTCTGCCACCGTTGAAGGGTGGGAAATGGTCTGGTGTGATAAAATTGGAAATGCCCGGTCTTCATAGGCAAAATCTTCAAAAATACTTTCAATAAAAAGGTGTCTCGGAACTTCACTCATTGCCGAAAGTACATTCTCATCCGATATCCCGATCTTATGTCTTAAATATTCGACTAAGATTTTTCTTTTTCCTTTATGTACAAACGAATCATGCATCATTAGTAAGATAGTAGTTATTAGGTTACAGGTAGTAGTTTCTACAAAAGTAAAAAAACTATTAATACTTATCAACCTAAATGCAACAACGTATTTCCTAATACCTAAAATTCTTATCTTTACAAAAATTAAAAAATCTATGTTAAAAGCAGGTTTGGTAGGTGCCGGACATCTGGGAAAGATCCATTTAAGACTTCTTAACCAGTCAGATAAGTACGAGCTGGTAGGTTTTCACGATAAAGATATTGAAAACGGAAAAAAAATAGAAGCAGAATTCGGGTATAAATATTTTGAAAATTTTGATGAACTTCTTGATCAGATCGATATGCTGGATATTGTGACGCCTACAGTATACCATTACGATTACGCTTTAAAAGCGATTGAGAAAAAGCTTCATTTTTTCATTGAAAAACCTGTTACCCAAACGCTTGAACAGGCTGAAGAAATCCTTCATAAATGTCAGGAAAACGGCATTAAAGCACAGGTAGGACATGTCGAAAGATACAATCCCGCTTTTATTGCTACGAAAGATTATATTAAGAATCCCATGTTCATTGAGATCCACAGACTGGCAGAATTTAATCCAAGAGGAACGGATGTTTCTGTAGTTCTGGACCTTATGATTCACGATCTGGATATTTTATTGAGTATGGCCAAATCTAAGGTTAAAAACATCCACGCAAGCGGCGTATGTGTCGTAAGCAAAACCCCGGATATCGCGAATGCCAGAATAGAATTTGAAAATGGCTGTGTCGCAAACCTTACGACCTCCAGAATATCAATGAAAGGGATGAGAAAAAGTCGTTTTTTCCAGAAAGACGCTTATATTTCTGTAGATTTTCTTGAGAAGAAAGCTGAAGTGATCAGAATGAAAGATGCTCCTGAAACCCCTACTCCTTTTGACATGATCATTGAGAATGCAGATGGAGAAAAGAATCAGATTTTATTTGAATATCCGGATATTCAGCCTAACAACGCCATTCTAGACGAATTAAATTCTTTTGCAGATGCCATCACAGACGGCACGAATGTAGAAGTTTCCCTGGAAGACGGTACTGAAGCTTTAAAAGTTGCCCTGGAAATCGTGAGACTGATTTCTTAGGTACCTTACAGTATTAATTATTTTCACTTTAAATAATTTCATTAAAAAAGTGCAGTTCTCTTGTAATCAGAAAGAGATCTGTTTTAATTGTTGCATCATGAAAAAAATAGGTCTTTTTCTTATTCTGATATCGTCATTCGCAATGGCTCAGAAATCAGCTTTGGAACAAAAAATAAACGCTATTACTGAGGGTAAAAAAGCGACAGTTGGTGTTTCAGTGCTTGGTTTTGAAAATAATTTCACCTACAGCAAAAACGGAGATAAAAACCTTCCTACATTAAGTGTTTTTAAATTCCATATTGCATGTGCTGTGCTGGATCTCGTTGATAAAGGAAAACTATCTCTGGACCAGAAAATCTTTTTTAAAAAAGAAGATATGCTGGAAAATACATGGTCGCCTATCCGTAAGAAATACCCGGATGCCAATATTTCTCTTTCCCTGAGTGAGGTACTTGACTATACGGTTGCATTAAGCGACAATAATGGTTGTGATATGCTGCTGAGACTTATCGGAGGAACACAGACTGTTCAGAAGTTTATGGATTCTAAAGGAGTAAAAGGTTTCCAGATCAAACGCAATGAAGATGATATGCACAAAAACTGGAAAACCCAGTATGACAATTACAGTACGCCCAATTCAGCAGTACAGGTTCTGAAAAAGTTCTATGACGGGAAATTACTTTCCAAAAAGTCTACCCACTATCTGATGCAGATTATGATTGGGACAAAAACAGGAACCAATAAAATTGTTGAACAGCTGCCTAAAAATACGCCCGTTGCTCATAAAACCGGATCTTCCGGAAAGTATGACAATGATCTTACCGTTGCTGAAAATGATATGGGAATTATTACGCTTCCCAACGGGAAACACTATGCAATTGCCGTATTTGTAAACAATTCTACGGAGTCTGATGCTGTAAACTGCAGAATGGTTTCTGATATTTCCAAGGCGGTTTGGGATGATTTTAATAAATAAAATATTAAGCTTATTTTTAGAGCTGAGAAATTGACAATCTCCGGATTCAGACAATACTGAGCCGAATCAGAAGTAAATTCATCAAATCATTGATATGAAAAAAGTAGTATTAACAATGTTTCTGTTTTGCTCTGCATTCTTTTTTTCACAAAAGAATATGAAGTATATACAGATAGGATATAGCAGCATTTGTTGCGGACCCCCGTCAACACAACCTGTAATGGATTATCTGAAGCAGTTTGAGAAAAGGAATCACCTCAAGAGCTTTGAAATATTGATGCAGAGAGGACTGGGAAAAGAAGGTGAATTTAATTTATACATCGGTATTGACAGGCTTGGAAAAAAGCAGAAGAGTAATTTCACAAAAGGTCTTCAGTCTGCTATCAACTTACAAAACAAAACAAAAAAACAGGACAGTGACGGCAGTCTAGGTTTTGATTCAGCAGTGATTATCACTAAGTCTGATCTGGCCAACATAAAAAATTTAACTATCTATAAAAAATAAAAGAAAAAATGATCAAAAACATTGTAGTTATTGGAGCGGGAACCATGGGGAACGGTATTGCGCATACTTTTGCACAAAGCGGATTCAAAGTTAATCTGGTAGATGTATCTCAGGATGCGCTTGACAGAGGACTGAAAACGATTACAACCAACCTTGACAGAATAATTGCAAAGGGAAACCTTACTGAAGAGCAGAAAGCTGAAACATTAGGCAATATCAGTACTTTTACGGAACTTAAAGAGGCTGCAGGAACTGCTGATCTTATTGTAGAGGCTGCTACTGAAAATCAGGATCTGAAACTGAAGATCTTCGGACAGATGGACGAATTGGCTCCTGCCTACTGTATTCTGGCGACCAATACTTCTTCTATCTCCATTACTAAGATCGCGGCTTCTACAAAAAGAGCAGACAAAGTAATCGGGATGCATTTTATGAACCCTGTTCCTATTATGAAACTGGTAGAGATCATCAAAGGATATTCTACGTCTAAGGAGACTTTCGATGTGATCTCTGACATGAGCAAGACATTGGGTAAAGTTCCCGTGGAAGTTAATGATTATCCGGGATTTGTTGCCAACAGAATTCTTATGCCAATGATCAATGAGTCTATCGAAACTTTATACAACGGAGTGGCTGGCGTAGAAGAAATAGATACGGTAATGAAATTGGGAATGGCGCATCCGATGGGGCCTCTTCAACTGGCAGATTTTATCGGTCTTGATATCTGTCTTGCTATTCTTAATGTCATGTATGACGGTTTCAAAAATCCTAAATATGCTCCGAACCCACTTCTTGTAAACATGGTAATGGCCGGAAAACTGGGCGTAAAGTCAGGGGAAGGTTTTTATGATTATTCAGAAAGTAAAAAAGCTGAAAAAGTTTCAAAAATGTTTTTGAAATAATTTTAAGTCAATAATTTTATTTATCTTTGATCAAAGTTAAAATATTAAAAAAATGAAATTACCAAAGTTTTTATTAGCAGACAATTCGGAATTTCCTGAAGATTTATTCGTAGTTCATACAGAATACCCAAGATTTATCTTAAACGTTGAGGAAGAAGAAGTTGAGTGGTTAGATGATCTTGAAGGTGACGATGAAGAAACTATGGCAGATGAAGCGACTAAAGTGGTAGAAGCTGCATTTAAATGGTGCGATGAAGAGTTAGCTAAGTACGACGAAGAAGAGGAAGAATAATAACGACCTAAACATAAAAAAAGGAACTCAAATTGAGTTCCTTTTTTATTTTATTCCGCTTTGTTGAATTTCAACAGCAAAAGATTGTCTTTATAAAGTTCCAGAGTAGTCCCGGAAATCACATATTTGTTGGCCTTCCCTACCATATCCATAAAATTCTGCTCAACGCTCATATTGTTGCACATCATTTTAGTAGATCCCATCTGTCCTGCAGAGAAATCACCTGTAGAAGGATCTATTTTAGCCGTTCCGAAATAGTTGTTGCATCCTCCGTTTCCATTGATCTTTTCACCTTCAA includes:
- a CDS encoding Gfo/Idh/MocA family protein, which gives rise to MLKAGLVGAGHLGKIHLRLLNQSDKYELVGFHDKDIENGKKIEAEFGYKYFENFDELLDQIDMLDIVTPTVYHYDYALKAIEKKLHFFIEKPVTQTLEQAEEILHKCQENGIKAQVGHVERYNPAFIATKDYIKNPMFIEIHRLAEFNPRGTDVSVVLDLMIHDLDILLSMAKSKVKNIHASGVCVVSKTPDIANARIEFENGCVANLTTSRISMKGMRKSRFFQKDAYISVDFLEKKAEVIRMKDAPETPTPFDMIIENADGEKNQILFEYPDIQPNNAILDELNSFADAITDGTNVEVSLEDGTEALKVALEIVRLIS
- a CDS encoding RNA polymerase sigma factor, coding for MFDEEKTINEILKGNLGAFQHIVKQYQNLVYSILNRLLTNDEDMEDVGQEVFIKVYDQLKNFKRESKLSTWIAKITYNIAVNYIKKNSRYHFNSIDDDSDFQFSSETPESKLIGKEFDVYINRLISELPLQYRTVITLYHMDEFSIQEIQNITKFPEGTVKGYLFRARKLLKEKLEKDGYP
- a CDS encoding META domain-containing protein, whose translation is MKNLFLSIGAVAILASCGTMSSASASKVGKAQPALANTKWTLADNVKGKIPTLNIEGEKINGNGGCNNYFGTAKIDPSTGDFSAGQMGSTKMMCNNMSVEQNFMDMVGKANKYVISGTTLELYKDNLLLLKFNKAE
- a CDS encoding 2-hydroxyacid dehydrogenase, translated to MKVFINKRIPEAGIQMLKEAGLEVFIPEHENLSHEEWLIYCQNNDAVLSVGGEFKYDQDFFDQCPNIKTIALYSVGFDHVDMKEANRRHIPIGNTPDVLSKATSDVAFLLMQSVARRASYNFQKVKDGNWGDFDPLHALGQELYGKTLGVLGLGRIGFEMAKKSQKAFDMKIIYHNRHQNEEAEKELNATYVSFDELIAQSDVLSVHANFTPEQKDLFNGPVFEKMKSNAIFINTARGGFQNEKELYEALVSKQIWGAGLDVTNPEPMSKNSPLLELSNVCVLPHIGSATIEARTGMAQIAAGNIIAFSKGEKLPYCANPEVYQN
- a CDS encoding protein-L-isoaspartate(D-aspartate) O-methyltransferase, with the translated sequence MHDSFVHKGKRKILVEYLRHKIGISDENVLSAMSEVPRHLFIESIFEDFAYEDRAFPILSHQTISHPSTVAEQSELLQVKPGEKVLEIGTGCGYQTAVLLAMKALVFTVERQKDLFDFSKKKFRELHLTPKFQSFGDGFAGLPTFAPFDKIIVTCGASVLPTELLKQLNIGGKMVIPLGPTDEQILYRFTKTAPTEFEKEEFGAYKFVPMLGNTNH
- a CDS encoding 3-hydroxybutyryl-CoA dehydrogenase translates to MKNIVVIGAGTMGNGIAHTFAQSGFKVNLVDVSQDALDRGLKTITTNLDRIIAKGNLTEEQKAETLGNISTFTELKEAAGTADLIVEAATENQDLKLKIFGQMDELAPAYCILATNTSSISITKIAASTKRADKVIGMHFMNPVPIMKLVEIIKGYSTSKETFDVISDMSKTLGKVPVEVNDYPGFVANRILMPMINESIETLYNGVAGVEEIDTVMKLGMAHPMGPLQLADFIGLDICLAILNVMYDGFKNPKYAPNPLLVNMVMAGKLGVKSGEGFYDYSESKKAEKVSKMFLK
- the bla-A gene encoding CGA/CIA family class A beta-lactamase; the protein is MKKIGLFLILISSFAMAQKSALEQKINAITEGKKATVGVSVLGFENNFTYSKNGDKNLPTLSVFKFHIACAVLDLVDKGKLSLDQKIFFKKEDMLENTWSPIRKKYPDANISLSLSEVLDYTVALSDNNGCDMLLRLIGGTQTVQKFMDSKGVKGFQIKRNEDDMHKNWKTQYDNYSTPNSAVQVLKKFYDGKLLSKKSTHYLMQIMIGTKTGTNKIVEQLPKNTPVAHKTGSSGKYDNDLTVAENDMGIITLPNGKHYAIAVFVNNSTESDAVNCRMVSDISKAVWDDFNK